The DNA sequence TGCGCATAGCCGAGCTTCACCGTGCGGGTTTTGAGCCGGAGGCTGCCTTCAACGATGTCGCCCAGACGTTCCGCGGCCCCGGACAGCACCGGATGTCCGAACGCGTCGAGCTTTGTCTTGTCCGCGGAGATTTCCTCACCGGCGGCGTTTTTCAAGCCCTCGCCGACCACGACAATGCAATACCTCTGTGCCACGACTGTTTCCTTTACCTTCTCGAGGAATCTGTCCTGTTCGAAGGGAACTTCCGGTACGAGGATGATGTGGGGCGCGTCGCCGGGTCTTCGTTTGGCAAGCACAGTGCCGGCGGCGATCCAGCCCGCCGAACGCCCCATCACCTCGACGATGCAACAGGAACCGTCGTCCGTGGCCATGCTGCCCACGTCGGAGGCGATTTCCATCACGGTCGTCGCGTTGTACTTGATGACGGAACCGTATCCGGGGCAGTGGTCGGTGTGCGGCAGGTCGTTGTCAATGGTCTTGGGCACGCCGATGATGCGCATCTCGTAACCACGCGCGATGGCTTGTTCGTGGATTTTATGAGCGGTGTCCTGGGAATCATTGCCCCCCGCGTAAAAGAAATAGCGGATGTTGTGCGCCTGAAACACCTGGAAAAGACGGTCCATGTCGCGCGCGGCCTGTTCCGGCTTCTTCTTGAAATCAATCTTATAGCGGCAGGTCCCGAGCGCCGCCGCGGGAGTGTGCTTCAACCCTTCGATGGCGGCCCTTTTTTCCTCCTGCAAATCAATCAGTTCCTCGTTGAGAATGCCGAGGATGCCGTTGGAGCCGCCATAGATTTCCTCGATCTGGTCCGGATGGCGGCCCGCTTCCTGAATTACTCCGGCCACGCTGGCGTTGATCACCGCGGTCGGCCCGCCCGATTGCGCCACCAACAGATTTCCAACCAGTTCAGCCATAGTTTTCAAAGAGTCCTTCACGTTCAACGCGAACCAGACCGCCTCAAATCGCCCGGTCCCTCACCAATCGAGCCGACACCTTGCCAACCCGAAAAACGGCTGTCAAAAAAAAACACGGAACGGTCCGATTGCCGGAAGCTGGCTGCGAGGCGCACCCTCGTGTCTCCCCCGCATCAGACCTCCATCACTGAATTCTCCAATGTTCCAATGCCGGAAATGTTGATTCGCACCGTGTCGCCGGAGCGCAGCGTAAAAGTGTCGGGAGGGACGATGCCAGTGCCGGTCAGCAGTGCCGCGCCGTGTGGAAAATCCTGGCTGCGGAAGAGGAAGGCGGCCAGTTCATCGAATGAACGTTTGATTTGGCCGACAGATGTTTCACCCGCGAAAACCGGCTCTCCGTTGCGCCGGATCTGCAGCTCGATTTTCCAGCCGCGCGCCTCGGCTTCGGGAACGCCTACGAGAATCCATGGCCCCAGCGCACAGGACCGGTTGTAAACTTTCGCCTGTGGCAGATACAACAAGTTCTCTCCCTCGATATCGCGCGAGCTCATGTCGTTTCCGATCGTGAGGCCGGCTATTTTCCCGCCCGAATTGACAACCAACGCGAGTTCCGGCTCCGGCACATTCCATTTCGCATCTTTGCGGATGCCAACCGGCTCGCCCGGACCAACCACTTTTTCAGGCATCGACTTGAAAAAAAGCTCCGGCCGCGCGGCTTCGTAAACCCTGTCGTACGCGTTCGCGCTGAAGTCTGACTCCTCCATGCGCGCCTTCTTGCTGCGCAGGTACGTCACCCCCGCCGCCCAGATTTCCTGTTTTTCGACTGGCGGCAAAAGTTTTAGATCCGACACCCTGTGCCGCGGAAGTTTTTCCTTGGCAAGGGACGCCAGGACAGCCGACAAATCGTCGCGTTCCAGCAAGGTTGTCATCCCCGGCCATCCCGCCTCTGTCAGGTCCAGGACCTTCGCACCGTCAGTGAGCAGGCCAATGTGAGCATGGTTCTTCGAGCCCGGGAGTCGTTCGCTGATTTGAAAACGGCAGAGCTTCATGACGGTCCTGCTGAATAAGGGCTGCGGGAACTCACACCGAATAATCCAGGTAAACCGTTTTCACCCGGGTATAAAACTCGATGGCGCCCGCGCCCTGTTCCTTGAATGAATCGGTGCTCGATTTCTTCACGCCACCGAATGGCGCCTGCAAAGCGAGACCGGTGGAAATCTGGTTCACCTTCACCACGCCGGCTTCGATGCGTTCCGCGTAAAGCATCGCTTTGCGAAAGTCGCGCGTCACGATCGAGGCGGACAAGCCCACGTCCACGCCGTTGGCCACGGCCAGGGCTTCCTCGAAATTTTCCACCGCAATAATACCCACGACCGGTCCAAAAACTTCCTCACAAGCGATGCGCATCTTCGGTGACACGTTGGTCAGAATGGTTGGCTGCATGAAGTAGCCATGCGCAAAATCGCCGTCGGAGACCCGCTGCCCGCCGTAAACCAGCTTCGCGCCTTCGGCCACCGCGATGTCCACGTACTCAAGATTTCCCGCGAGTTGTTGCTTGCTCACCGCCGGCCCCATCGTCACGCCTTCATTCAACCCGTTGCCAACTTTGATCGCCTTCGCCTTCTCGATCAGTTTCTGTGTCAATGCGTCGGCCGCACTCTTCTCGACAATGACCCGGCTCGTCGCTGTGCAGGCCTGACCGGTCAGACCGAAGCCGGCGATGGCGACGAGTTTCGTGGCCAGATCCAAATCCGCGTCCCCAAGAACAATGGTCGGGTTTTTGCCGCCCATTTCCATTTGTGCCCGCGTCATGCGGGGGGCAAGCTGCTGATAAATGTGCGAGCCGACAGAATACGAACCGGTGAAAGACAGTGCAGCGACGCCGGGGTTGGCGGCAAGTTCACCACCCACCGCCCTCCCTTCGCCGATGACGACATTCAACACACCCTTCGGGAGGCCGGCTTCGGCCAGCGCCCTGGCCAGTTCGAGCGCCATCGCGGGCGCTTGCGTCGCTGGCTTGATCACCACGACGTTGCCACTGACGAGCGCCGGTGCCATTTTCCACGCGGGAATCGCGACGGGAAAATTCCAGGGGGTGATGAGTGCGACGACGCCGAGCGGTTCCCGACGC is a window from the Candidatus Angelobacter sp. genome containing:
- a CDS encoding aldehyde dehydrogenase family protein, giving the protein MRTYKNFIGGDSVPAQSGETFQNVNPADTREVVAAYPLSGKQDAVAAMEAAKKSFPSWAAISPVARGRILSKASQILESRKAELAELLTREEGKTLAESNGEVQRAIDIFRFFGGVSYTIGGQTIPHDLPQQLLYTRREPLGVVALITPWNFPVAIPAWKMAPALVSGNVVVIKPATQAPAMALELARALAEAGLPKGVLNVVIGEGRAVGGELAANPGVAALSFTGSYSVGSHIYQQLAPRMTRAQMEMGGKNPTIVLGDADLDLATKLVAIAGFGLTGQACTATSRVIVEKSAADALTQKLIEKAKAIKVGNGLNEGVTMGPAVSKQQLAGNLEYVDIAVAEGAKLVYGGQRVSDGDFAHGYFMQPTILTNVSPKMRIACEEVFGPVVGIIAVENFEEALAVANGVDVGLSASIVTRDFRKAMLYAERIEAGVVKVNQISTGLALQAPFGGVKKSSTDSFKEQGAGAIEFYTRVKTVYLDYSV
- a CDS encoding fumarylacetoacetate hydrolase family protein, which translates into the protein MKLCRFQISERLPGSKNHAHIGLLTDGAKVLDLTEAGWPGMTTLLERDDLSAVLASLAKEKLPRHRVSDLKLLPPVEKQEIWAAGVTYLRSKKARMEESDFSANAYDRVYEAARPELFFKSMPEKVVGPGEPVGIRKDAKWNVPEPELALVVNSGGKIAGLTIGNDMSSRDIEGENLLYLPQAKVYNRSCALGPWILVGVPEAEARGWKIELQIRRNGEPVFAGETSVGQIKRSFDELAAFLFRSQDFPHGAALLTGTGIVPPDTFTLRSGDTVRINISGIGTLENSVMEV
- a CDS encoding diphosphate--fructose-6-phosphate 1-phosphotransferase, which gives rise to MAELVGNLLVAQSGGPTAVINASVAGVIQEAGRHPDQIEEIYGGSNGILGILNEELIDLQEEKRAAIEGLKHTPAAALGTCRYKIDFKKKPEQAARDMDRLFQVFQAHNIRYFFYAGGNDSQDTAHKIHEQAIARGYEMRIIGVPKTIDNDLPHTDHCPGYGSVIKYNATTVMEIASDVGSMATDDGSCCIVEVMGRSAGWIAAGTVLAKRRPGDAPHIILVPEVPFEQDRFLEKVKETVVAQRYCIVVVGEGLKNAAGEEISADKTKLDAFGHPVLSGAAERLGDIVEGSLRLKTRTVKLGYA